The Pseudomonadota bacterium genomic sequence TTCTATCGGTCTATAAAATTTTCCCTGTTCTGCTTTTGAAAAATCATAGTTTTTTTTCATTGCCTGTTTAATCCCATGTAAATTTCATTAATTACCTTATGATAAGAGTAACATATCTCTTTTTATGAAACAAGGGAGTGATAATATAGCGCCAATAAACAGTCCCTGCGATATATTTTTAAGCTGCTTCTTATCGATTACATATCATCGGGTTTGAGAGCTGTTCTTTTTGCAATCCGGGTTAACATTTTTGGGCCAATCTCTTCACCGTCGTGAAAAGCAAAAACGTAATCAGGCCAACCGGGGCGGTGAAGAATTTTATGAGAACCGGACTGTCTTTTTATAGACCATCCTGTCTTTAACAAAGCGTTTAAAACCTTTTTAGCGCTCGTGCTTGACCATTCACTCATGCTGCGGCAAAAGTAATGTTTAGATCAGTGAGGTATTGTTCGCCATGCTCCAAGCGTTCGGCAATTACTCGGAGGGCAAGAGCTTGAGCCTTCGCCATGGCCTCTTCAGGATTCCTTCCGTATGCCATAGCACCCGGTAAATCAGTTACTTCTGCTATCCAGCGACCATCTTCCTCTTGTTCTATTTCAACAGAAAATCTCATAACGCCTCCTGCAATTATTATTAACAATTATTGTATGATTTACA encodes the following:
- a CDS encoding type II toxin-antitoxin system HicA family toxin, which gives rise to MSEWSSTSAKKVLNALLKTGWSIKRQSGSHKILHRPGWPDYVFAFHDGEEIGPKMLTRIAKRTALKPDDM
- a CDS encoding type II toxin-antitoxin system HicB family antitoxin, with the protein product MRFSVEIEQEEDGRWIAEVTDLPGAMAYGRNPEEAMAKAQALALRVIAERLEHGEQYLTDLNITFAAA